In one Ornithinimicrobium pratense genomic region, the following are encoded:
- a CDS encoding histidine kinase produces the protein MQTAFHLPTGIVVTAVFLLLHAALWLRRRQARRGFLSEHELITYETLRTGSQAGRFLRAGFTPDNAGRAARHLRLMLGGSALAICDTQDVLVWAGQGEHHRDQVMGHAAPVLGTGDVSVLSRADLPCEQPDCEVRAGVVAPLVVEDRVIGVLTAYSSRPSAGLARATEALATWMGGQLELGELDRERTRAVEAELRSLRAQISPHFIYNSLGAIASFVRTDPDRARELLLEFADFTRYSLRRGGTFTPLADELRNVERYLVLEQARFGERLQVRLLVAPEVLPVVVPYLVVQPLVENAVRHGLADKVGVGHVTITATDQGDAAEITVEDDGVGSDPETVRRALEGEEESHKRTESLGMGNVDARLRQVYGDDYGLVVETAPDLGTKVSFRVPKYAPGVHPSA, from the coding sequence ATGCAGACCGCCTTCCACCTCCCGACCGGCATCGTGGTCACGGCGGTCTTTCTCCTCCTGCACGCCGCACTGTGGCTGCGCCGGCGCCAGGCGCGACGGGGCTTCCTGTCCGAGCACGAGCTCATCACCTACGAGACGTTGCGGACCGGCAGCCAGGCAGGGCGGTTCCTGCGGGCGGGGTTCACCCCGGACAACGCCGGCCGGGCAGCGCGCCACCTGCGGCTCATGCTCGGTGGCAGCGCCCTAGCGATCTGTGACACCCAGGACGTGCTGGTCTGGGCCGGCCAGGGCGAGCACCACCGCGACCAGGTCATGGGGCACGCCGCCCCGGTGCTCGGCACCGGGGACGTCTCGGTGCTGAGCCGCGCCGACCTGCCCTGCGAGCAGCCCGACTGCGAGGTCCGGGCCGGCGTGGTGGCCCCGCTCGTGGTGGAGGACCGGGTGATCGGGGTGCTGACCGCATACTCCTCCCGCCCGTCGGCCGGCCTGGCCCGGGCAACGGAGGCGCTGGCCACCTGGATGGGGGGTCAGCTGGAGCTCGGCGAGCTGGACCGCGAGCGCACGCGCGCCGTGGAGGCCGAGCTGCGCAGCCTGCGCGCACAGATCAGCCCGCACTTCATCTACAACAGCCTCGGCGCGATCGCCAGCTTCGTGCGCACCGACCCCGACCGGGCGCGCGAGCTGCTGCTGGAGTTCGCCGACTTCACCCGCTACAGCCTGCGGCGCGGTGGCACCTTCACCCCGCTGGCCGACGAGCTGCGCAACGTCGAGCGCTACCTCGTGCTGGAGCAGGCCCGGTTCGGGGAGCGGCTGCAGGTCCGGCTGCTGGTGGCACCGGAGGTGCTCCCGGTCGTCGTGCCCTACCTCGTCGTCCAGCCGCTGGTCGAGAACGCCGTGCGCCACGGCCTGGCCGACAAGGTAGGCGTGGGGCACGTGACCATCACCGCCACCGACCAGGGGGACGCCGCGGAGATCACCGTCGAGGACGACGGGGTCGGCTCCGACCCCGAGACGGTGCGGCGCGCCCTCGAGGGGGAAGAGGAGTCGCACAAGAGGACCGAGTCCCTCGGGATGGGCAACGTCGACGCCCGGCTGCGGCAGGTCTACGGCGACGACTACGGGCTGGTCGTCGAGACGGCGCCCGACCTGGGCACCAAGGTCAGCTTCCGGGTGCCCAAGTACGCCCCGGGCGTCCACCCTTCGGCCTGA